The Mytilus galloprovincialis chromosome 4, xbMytGall1.hap1.1, whole genome shotgun sequence genome contains a region encoding:
- the LOC143071440 gene encoding uncharacterized protein LOC143071440 produces MASVCEECSDSIGDKHCVDCDRYFCLNCKLTHLTVGKFPTHSFHNVEPVKEKRRTENHSQNKRKADTLIKPAVQMADLDIENLPHNYGDPEKNTDNTDWDGKKKDATPATTDNKTDTVVKTDTVLTKSESSNKAEKPKEETNETFEQPSENVTSKNVPDKPDDKKETNKPSSANTNSIPDVLSDTEKDKRIFELTETEKIKEPNKSHEIVPTDKTNKESKNYRSEKTAYSILEVTSMCNDHSEEDFIFICDRCDVPVCKICVVREHKGHKLSDIEETATMRENALAHVLTPRIAGAVRNSSEMSLNLSTFDSEINEVNRAIERHGQSIKELVDRQVALMVKNVKERAGRRKNKYSDVNDTLNDAVVKGKLLQQRHQDLTKSKNDGALILQLKKLSKDATNFHYPSVPNFPSVKYHPPKVTEGDVEALFGAFSFIDMDPRSNRLPKMIPPANIYSTPKHRWQCCRCGTDQINE; encoded by the exons ATGGCTTCTGTCTGCGAAGAATGTTCAGATTCTATTGGGGACAAACACTGTGTTGACTGTGACAGATATTTTTGTCTGAACTGTAAACTAACTCACTTAACTGTAGGCAAGTTTCCAACTCATTCATTTCACAACGTTGAACCAGTAAAGGAAAAAAGACGGACAGAAAACCAttcacaaaataaaagaaaagctGACACTCTGATCAAACCAGCAGTGCAAATGGCCGACCTTGATATAGAAAATCTTCCACATAATTACGGAGACCCTGAAAAAAATACAGACAACACAGACTGGGATGGTAAAAAGAAAGATGCAACACCGGCCACGACGGACAACAAAACAGACACTGTCGTTAAAACCGATACAGTTTTAACTAAATCGGAATCAAGCAACAAGGCTGAGAAACCGAAAGAGGAGACGAACGAAACATTTGAACAACCTTCAGAAAATGTAACCAGCAAAAATGTACCAGACAAACCTGAcgataagaaagaaacaaataaaccTTCTTCAGCAAATACTAACAGCATACCAGATGTTCTAAGTGATACAGAAAAAGACAAACGAATCTTTGAACTCACAGAAACAGAAAAAATAAAGGAACCTAACAAAAGCCACGAAATCGTACCAACAGATAAAACGAATAAAGAAAGCAAAAATTACCGAAGTGAGAAAACGGCCTATTCTATTTTAGAAGTAACAAGCATGTGTAATGATCACAGCGAGGAGGATTTCATATTCATCTGTGATCGATGTGATGTACCAGTTTGTAAAATTTGTGTAGTAAGGGAACATAAAGGTCACAAGCTTTCAGACATCGAAGAGACAGCTACCATGAGAGAAAACGCTTTGGCACATGTGTTAACTCCTAGGATTGCTGGCGCTGTCAGAAACTCGAGCGAAATGAGCCTTAATCTGTCAACCTTTGACTCGGAAATCAATGAAGTGAATAGAGCAATTGAACGACACGGCCAATCGATTAAGGAACTGGTGGACAGACAAGTAGCATTGATGGTAAAAAATGTTAAAGAAAGAGCTGGTCGaaggaaaaataaatattcagATGTAAACGATACCTTGAACGATGCAGTAGTAAAGGGGAAGTTATTACAACAACGTCACCAGGATTTAACCAAATCAAAGAACGACGGAGCCTTGATCTTGCAGTTAAAAAAACTTTCCAAAGATGCAACAAATTTTCACTATCCGTCAGTGCCAAACTTTCCCAGTGTCAAGTACCACCCACCAAAAGTTACGGAAGGCGATGTTGAAGCGCTTTTTGGAGCCTTTAGTTTTAT cgaCATGGATCCAAGATCCAACAGGTTACCAAAAATGATACCACCTGCTAACAT ATATTCTACTCCGAAACACAGATGGCAGTGTTGTAGATGTGG TACAGACCAGATAAATGAGTAA
- the LOC143071439 gene encoding polyprenal reductase-like, with translation MLFLSACWLIAMLAIIFGYILVLSKSILIPTLYLFGKGRGLTGYGLHQDEHSFYLVPKRWFSHFYFCGIVCNSLVMLATINTYLYSGTWPLAIKYIMDMLGHSESGQISPLSVLLAVTMIEIQVIRRFIECVYVSSYSRSTMSLVIYIVGLMFYAFVGISVLCQAPETKIKLDTLPVQWFDTLAVAIFIWASYKQNRINKIFAKLRQDKSGHVEDRAHHIPHGDLFRLVSCPHYLLEIIIYTSLNILFLGQHEILLYAWAFVVCNQVISAIITHSWYKEHFPSYPPERKALIPYIF, from the exons ATGTTGTTTTTGAGTGCTTGTTGGTTAATTGCGATGCTTGCCATCATTTTTGGGTACATTTTGGTGTTATCAAAATCTATCCTTATTCCAACACTTTATCTATTTGGAAAAGGCCGAGGATTAACAGGTTATGGACTACACCAAGACGAACATTCATTTTATCTTGTACCAAAAAG gtgGTTCAGTCATTTTTACTTTTGTGGGATAGTATGTAACAGTTTAGTGATGTTGGCAACAATAAACACATATCTGTATAGTGGGACCTGGCCATTAGCTATTAAATATATCATGGACATGTTAGGACATTCTGAATCAG GTCAGATTTCTCCTTTATCAGTGCTATTAGCAGTTACCATGATAGAGATACAAGTAATCAGAAGGTTTATAGAATGTGTCTATGTCAGCAGTTATTCACGCAGTACGATGAGCTTGGTTATATACATTGTTGGTTTAATGTTCTATGCTTTTGTTGGCATTTCTGTATTGTGCCAGGCACCAGAAACTAAAATAAAGCTTG ATACTTTACCTGTACAGTGGTTTGACACCTTAGCTGTTGCCATATTTATTTGGGCAAGTTATAAACAGAATAGAATCAATAAGATATTTGCCAAATTGAGACAGGACAAAAGTG GCCATGTGGAAGACCGTGCCCATCACATACCTCATGGAGATTTATTCAGACTGGTTTCATGTCCACATTACCTCTTAGAAATCATCATCTACACCTCCCTGAACATATTGTTCCTTGGTCAACACGAGATATTACTATACGCGTGGGCATTTGTTGTATGCAATCAAGTCATTTCTGCTATCATTACACATTCATGGTACAAGGAACACTTCCCAAGTTATCCACCAGAAAGAAAAGCATTAATTCcgtacattttttaa